The Shewanella mesophila genome contains the following window.
TGGCGTTGATCTTTACTGGTCTCAACATCATGCTGGGTAAACATGTATTACAGCCTTATGTCGGTACAGGTATTTGGGCATCGCTCATCTATGGCAGCAAGACCATTCACGACTATGTGGGTCCGCTGTTCATCGTCGCCTGGGCTTTATGTGTGGTTAAATGGATGCCGATGCAGACATTTAAACTGTATGACCTTAAGTGGTTCCTGGTGGTTGGTGGTTACATCAACTTTGGTCCATTTAAAGGCAAGCATCCAGACAGTGGCTTTGCCAACGCGGGTGAGAAGATGTGGTTCTGGACACTAACATTATTCGGACTCTTTATTGCTGTCTCGGGTATTATGTTGGTGATGCCAGGTCTAGATCTGCCACGTGAAGCATCGATGGCGGCATTGTTAATTCATGGTATCAGCGCGATTACCATCATCGGCTTTACTATCGTCCATATTTGGATGGCGACGGTATTGAGTGAGGGTGGTATGGAATGTATGAAGTCTGGTTACTGTGATGAGAACTGGGCAATTCAGCACCATAACCTTTGGTATGATGAGATCAAAGAGAACGGTACTTTGCAGTATAAAGAGTAAGCTAGTCGTTATAGATTAAGGCTACTTTTACTAGAACACCTCGCTAGGAAACTAACGAGGTGTTTTTTATTGCATTAACTAACCTGAGTTTAGGGCTGGCTACCTATTCGCCTTCATATTAGCTATTACTTAATGTGCAATATTTATCTCAATATTGAGATAAATATTGCACTCTGCTCAAGCATCAACTTTCTTTTTCTTTAACAACAACTTCATTACATTTTTCTGTGAGACATCTCTGCTGTTTTCTGCGATGACGAGTGTTCAATTACTCCAAAATATGACTGGCTTAACACTTTGGGTATTTATCTTTTTTTAGTGCCTAACTAACCCCGATTAGATCAATATTGCTTAACCAGTCATTGCTTATATTGCGTGCGTAACTAATCGGATGTTTTTAAAAAATATAGTTATTTTACCAAATTAACACTCATAAATAACATTGTTGCAACCAATGGGCAGTGTCTTAATTTGCATAGAACCATCCCTACTATTTCACCCTTCTTAATCCCTAGGAGCAAGAATGAAGACGCAACAGCCCGATCTCAATCGGAGATCTTTGCTGAAAGCCCTCACTATAGGCGGTACGGCTGGTGTAGCCATTGCTGCGAGTGGTGTAAGTGTTGCCAATGCAACAGAAAGTAAATCTCAAGAAAAACATGCCGATGGCTACCATGAAACTGCACATATCCGCAGTTATTACAATAGCTTGCGTAGCTAATTAGGAGAACTACAGCGATGAAGTTAACTCGCAAATCAAACGAGGCACCGGCAGTTGCTAAGCCAAGCTTAGGCATCAGCCGTCGTCAATTCATGAAGCATGCAGGTATCACAACTGGTGGTATCGCGGCAGCCTCTCTTCTCGGTACCGGCATGATGCGCCGCGCCGAAGCGAAAGATATTCCACACGATGCACCAATCGAAATTAAGCGCACCGTATGTAGTGCCTGTGCGGTCGGTTGTGGTCTGTACGCCGAAGTACAAAATGGTGTCTGGACGGGTCAGGAACCAGCATTTGATCACCCATTCAACGCCGGTGGTCACTGTGCCAAAGGGGCTGCGCTGCGTGAACATGGTCATGGTGAGAAGCGTCTTAAGTACCCAATGAAGTTGGTCGACGGCAAGTGGAAGAAGCTCTCTTGGGAGCAGGCCTTCAACGAAGTTGGCGACAAGATGCAGAGCATTCGTCAAGAGTCGGGTCCAGATTCACTCTACTTCATGGGTAGCGCCAAGTTCTCTAACGAAGGCTGCTACATGTACCGTAAATTCGCGGCCATGTGGGGTACCAACAACGTCGACCACTCGGCACGTATCTGTCACTCTACCACTGTAGCCGGTGTTGCTAACACCTGGGGTTATGGTGCGCAAACCAACTCTTTCAACGATATTCAGAACGCGAACGCGATCTTCTTCATCGGTTCAAATCCTGCCGAGGCACACCCTGTTGCCATGCAGCATATCTTGATCGCGAAAGAGAAGAACAACGCCAAGCTCATCGTGGTCGACCCACGTTTCTCTCGCACCGCGGCTCACTCAGATCTGCACTGTGCACTGCGTCCTGGTACCGATATTCCTTTCATCTACGGTATGCTTTGGCACATCTTCGAAAACGGCTGGGAAGACAAGACCTTCATCCAGCAGCGCGTATTCGAAATGGACACCATCCGTGAAGAGGTGAAGAAGTTCCCACCACAAGAAGTGGCCAACATCACAGGCGTGAGCGAAGAGCAGGTTTATCAAGCGGCTAAACTGATGGCCGAGAACCGTCCAGGTACTGTTATCTGGTGTATGGGTGGTACTCAACATCATGTGGGTAATGCCAACACTCGCGCTTACTGTATCTTGCAGCTTGCCCTTGGCAATATGGGTGTTAAAGGTGGCGGTACTAACATTTTCCGTGGTCACGACAACGTACAGGGCGCGACTGATTTAGGTCTGCTGTTCGATACCCTGCCTGGCTACTACGGCCTGAAGACGGGTTCTTGGAAGCATTGGTCACACGTTTGGGAGCTGGATTTCGATTGGGTTAAGGGCCGTTTCGACCAGAACGAATATCTGGGTCGTATCCCAATGAATACCCCTGGTATTCCATGTTCTCGTTGGCACGACGGCGTATTAGAGACGCCTGAGAAGCTAGCGCAGAAAGATCGCGTTCGTATGGCGTTCTTCTGGGGTCAATCAGTCAACACCGAAACCCGTCAGCGTGATGTGCGTGATGCTCTGGATAAGATGGATACCGTTGTCGTTGTGGATCCATTCCCAACTATGGCGGGTGTAATGCATCGTCGTAAGAACGGTGTCTATCTGCTGCCTGCGGCGACTCAGTTCGAGACCCAAGGTTCAGTGTCTAACTCTGGCCGTAGCCAACAGTGGCGTGAGAAGGTGATCGAGCCACTATTCGAATCTAAGACAGATATCGAA
Protein-coding sequences here:
- a CDS encoding formate dehydrogenase subunit gamma, translated to MLLKSLRSLFTVLLLPLVLAMGLGLSTAAVAVDEQTSQQVANTSDADLWRAVKSGDKGYTTAQGAEGGVMINVSAIEGTNIKNEYLTPVMALAVVGVFGAFLFFYLVNGASKLSHGFSGKMVLRWTKADLWIHWVLAISCMALIFTGLNIMLGKHVLQPYVGTGIWASLIYGSKTIHDYVGPLFIVAWALCVVKWMPMQTFKLYDLKWFLVVGGYINFGPFKGKHPDSGFANAGEKMWFWTLTLFGLFIAVSGIMLVMPGLDLPREASMAALLIHGISAITIIGFTIVHIWMATVLSEGGMECMKSGYCDENWAIQHHNLWYDEIKENGTLQYKE
- a CDS encoding twin-arginine translocation signal domain-containing protein, coding for MKTQQPDLNRRSLLKALTIGGTAGVAIAASGVSVANATESKSQEKHADGYHETAHIRSYYNSLRS
- a CDS encoding molybdopterin-dependent oxidoreductase translates to MKLTRKSNEAPAVAKPSLGISRRQFMKHAGITTGGIAAASLLGTGMMRRAEAKDIPHDAPIEIKRTVCSACAVGCGLYAEVQNGVWTGQEPAFDHPFNAGGHCAKGAALREHGHGEKRLKYPMKLVDGKWKKLSWEQAFNEVGDKMQSIRQESGPDSLYFMGSAKFSNEGCYMYRKFAAMWGTNNVDHSARICHSTTVAGVANTWGYGAQTNSFNDIQNANAIFFIGSNPAEAHPVAMQHILIAKEKNNAKLIVVDPRFSRTAAHSDLHCALRPGTDIPFIYGMLWHIFENGWEDKTFIQQRVFEMDTIREEVKKFPPQEVANITGVSEEQVYQAAKLMAENRPGTVIWCMGGTQHHVGNANTRAYCILQLALGNMGVKGGGTNIFRGHDNVQGATDLGLLFDTLPGYYGLKTGSWKHWSHVWELDFDWVKGRFDQNEYLGRIPMNTPGIPCSRWHDGVLETPEKLAQKDRVRMAFFWGQSVNTETRQRDVRDALDKMDTVVVVDPFPTMAGVMHRRKNGVYLLPAATQFETQGSVSNSGRSQQWREKVIEPLFESKTDIEIMYRLSQKLGFDKEYTKRIAKDAKDMLVIEDITREINRGMWTIGMSGQSPERLKLHTQNWGSFSNKTLEAEGGPAKGETYGLPWPCWGTPEQKHPGTQILYNTNKHVLQGGGNFRARYGVEYQGKNLLAEGSFSKGAEIQDGYPEFSDKLLKQLGWWDDLTAEEKAEAEGKNWKTDLSGGIQRVAMKHGCIPYGNAKARCIVWTFPDQVPVHREPLYTPRRDLVSKYPTYDDMQVHRLPTLYKSIQQNDTAAKYPLGLTSGRLVEFEGGGEESRCNPWLAELQQEMFVEIHPGDAADRGIRNGDTVWLEGAEGGRIKIKAMVTPRVKPGVTWMPYHFAGVMHGESLENNYPEGTVPYVLGESANTALTYGYDPVTQMQETKASLCQITKA